The genomic window TGCCCCTTATCTGTCCTTTATGTTATAACTAATGGTTTGTACTGTCACCCTTCTGTCATTGTCTCTCTTGGTGTAGCTCTTGCCAAGGCTATCTCTCTGCATAAAAACCTGTGTGCGTGTCCCTCATCACCACCCGGGGCTTCCAAGTCTTAGAACACCCTGTCTGTATCCCAAAGAGGATGGGAGCAGGACATTCTCACCTGTGATCATGATGTCCAGGAGGTCGCTGGGGTAGACCACTCATAGAAGGAGTGATTCAGAAAACCGAAGCACCTGTAGGTCCCTGCATGGGCAGCTGTCACAGGACCCATGATGAAGTTAGCATGGGAACCCTCACGATGGTGCTGCCCGGGAAGGTGCCAAGGGGCCTTGGATAGCTCCTCACTGTGAAGAACGAAGCTTTCAAACTAGATCTCTGAGCGACAATGCAAGGTCATGTTCCCTTCTGATTTCACCAGGGGACCTGGCTGAGCTGAGAGGGAAGGTTTTCTGTAGACTCCTAAGAACATGGACATCGTAAGTTTACAAAGAGCGACCCTGCCTCACCCCATTCCCTGGGACCCTAAATGAGTGAGGGTGCCCGTGTCTTTCGCCtccttctttgtgtctctgtctttttccGTCTGcatgtccccctctgtctctgcccctcctttgctctgcTTCTCCATCAGAAGAAACAGCACCAGATTCCATTACCACCGTTCTCATCCTTGACACATTAACTGTTGCACCTGTTTCCCACAGACCCCTTTTCTGCTTTgtatggtgggggtgggagaatgACACTGCAGGGTGCATTTCCAGGCTCTTTTATCAGACCAGTTCCTGCTCTGTTTGATGAGTTGGAATCCCTGGTAGGAGACAGGAATTAAGCAGTAAAGCAGGTACCACAGTAACTCCCAGTGCCTACCAAGCCTGTGCCTAGTGGGGATGGGCACATCTTCTGCCATGTCTGTGACTTCTCCAAGGCCCCAGCTTCCACAGGGCACCCCTGAGCCTGGCTTTGGGAACACTCCCCCCATTATGTCACTGCAGTCTAGTGGTGGCATCAACATTCTGCCCTTACCTATCGCTGGGAGTAGCTTCACTTTCCCTGTTTGGCTTCCTAATTTGTTCCTCACCTAGGTATCTTTATTGGTTACCTGTTGTTGCTGTAATAAATTGCTACAAACATAATGGCTCAAAAGAGCACCAATCTGTTGTCTTATAGTTCTGGATGTCAGAAGTCCAACATGGGTCTTATGGGCTGGGATCAAGGACAGCGTGGACAGGACTGTTTCCTTCTGAAGGCTCAAGGGGAGAATCTGCTCCTGTGTCTTTTCCAGCTCCTAGGAGCTGCCTGTATTCCTTGTCTTATGACCCCTTCCTCCAACGTCAGAGCTAGCAATGGCTGGTGGAGTCTTTTTCATGCTGCATGACTCTGAAgctcattcttctgcttccttctacCCTTATAATTACAGTAAATCtgcctggataatccaggataatctctccatctccagGTCATCTGCTTAATGACCTTCATTCCATATTCAACCTTAATTGGCCTTGGACTATTCATAGATTTGAAGTATTATGGTGTAGACATcattgggggccattattctgcccacATACATTAAATGCCCTTGGAGCAGCTCCTATTGTTATAATTGGACCTGACTGACACTCCCACCAGGAAACTCTGAGATTAGGAAGATCAGGTCAGGAAATAGTTCCTCTAGAGAAGCACTCTCTGACCTGTGACCACAATCAACAGGGGGTCACTGGGTGGTGACCACACAGAGGAGGAGCCAAGGTAGGATCCACAACATCTGTAAGTTCCTGCATGTGCTGGAGTTACAGGGCCAGCGAGGAAGCTGTCCTGCAACATTATGCTGTGGAGTTCAGGAATGAGGGCACCAGTGACCTTGTACAGTCTGAACATGCCAAGCCTGCAATGAGAGTGGCACTGAAGAGTCACACATTGTCCTTGAGGAACCACTGGGCTTGGCCAGGCAGACAGGGAGGAGCACAGCACAGGAGGACCACCTGGGGGAGAAGGAAGCACAGCATTGGTCTCCTCTCCCTAAGCTCAGAGGCTCCCCCTCCTTCCATGTCTCTAAGTCTCCTTTCCAATCCAAGGGTGCCCATGCCACACAAAGACTCCCCACACCACAGAGACACGGCATCTCTTACAAGTAACCTGTTGACCGAGAATTCTGAGTGAGCACTGAATAGTGGGCTCTTAGTAGGTGTTGATAGTGTGAAGTTTGTTACATAAAAGAAGACAAAGTAGACACTGAAGAGGAGAGTAATGACCTATGTGAATGCCACGTCAGCGAACACATGAGGCATGTTACACGACAGAGCCATGTCAGAACATGCTGGAATTCCAGGGGTTCTGGCATGTGGATTTTGTGCCTCTGCCATGGAACAATGTCAGCAGCAGCATGGGGCTCCTACTCTCATGGGCGTGCTGAGGAGCTTTAGTGGCTGTCTTGTCCTCAGACATTCTGTTGTTCCTGGCACCTTTTGCATCCCCTGCTCTACAGATGGCTTCTCCCAGACATCTCAGCTCTGAGCAGCAGTGTCTTCCAGATGGCTTTAGAGCATGGCTCAGCCAAGGAGAAGAGAGTCTAGGAAGGGTCTCTGGACCAGAACTAAGACTAAGGTTTCCCTGGGCCCCCACTTTCTATTTCACAAGAGATTCTCCCATAAGGCCTCCTGCAGTCAACCCATCACCCAGCCTCCTGTGCCATCTGCCCTCCTGTTATAGGGATACTCTTATCCTGAGTGCATGGCAACCCAAGTTTTGGAGGGAAAGACTCACCCACTTGTGTCCAGATCCTTTGGATGAAGAACTCTGGAAAGAAAGACTCATGATAGGTGGTCCATCTCCATAGAAGACttggcctccctctctttcccctgcctGGCCTGAGCCTTACCATCAAGGTCCACCTTGCCTCCAAGGGAGCAGTCTGCTGTGGGGATGCCCAGCCTTCCAGGCCAATATTTCCACCATAGTGTCCCCTCCCTTCATCCCCTTCCAGGACTCACCAAGACATGCCAGGCTGATGACTATGGGTGGTATGGCGCTGCTTCTGCTGAGCGGTGACCCAGCAAAGTTGAGAAGTACACAGGATGCCATGAAATGGGGCCCAGCTCATGTTTATAAGTTGACTGCAATAAGGGAAGGTGATGCATACAGGCTCTTTTTGCTTTGCCTATGGGTggtgcagggcggggggggggggtgggatggggtggggtggttcAGCTTAGGGTAAAGCCAGGCTTCCTGGAAATTGTTCAGAGCTGTTGTGTCGCATCATTTACTGTGGTCAGACTTGAAACACAGACACAATCCCTCATACTCAGAATGAtgaaatgatagtttttttttttaatctaagctACAAAACTTTCATATGTAATGTGCAACATTTGTAGTAGATACTATCATAAAAAGAattagggcccctgggtggctcagtcggttaagtgtccgactttggctcaggtcatgatctcacggtccgtgagttcgagccccacgttaggctctgtgctgacagctcagagcctggaacctgcttcagattctgtgtctccctctgtctgtccctcccctgcttgcactctgtctgtctctctgtcccaaaaataaataaacattacaatttaaaaaattaaaaaaaagaattacactgTATAAATCAAAATGATGTTCTAAGCTGATATTTTTAGTATTGAGCTAATActtgtcaaaaattatttaatttccctATAGAAGGAATATGCAGTTATTTAGAGTCATAGAGTTTCACTTTATTAGCAAAGAATAATGCATGTAAATTCTGGATCTTATGGTTTTATCTGAAAATCATCTTATGACCCAGAAATCCAAACTCAGAGATTCATCTATCTGTATCTCTctgtaaattttatataaatatataaatatccattAACATGATGCTATAGGAAATTCACTTTCTAATAGCCAATTAAGAATGTCAAAAAACTCACCCTAAAACATTTTATGAtcaaaaacccaaaacagcaATACTCTCCAACTTAAAACAAGAAGGTTGCAATGACCACATAACCTAATCCATCTACATATTTTCTCTTATCCCATCTCCTCCTTTAACTTCATATCTTGATATTTGTTGGAAATACAGTTTTAAGGCACTCACCTCTCCTTGTAAAATATGTAATTGTGAATATGGTTTTAAGGCACTTATCTCTCTTTGTAAAATATGtaattgtaataaatgtaaacatatatattttcacacacatacatacatatatgcacccaaatacataattctttcaaattttttaaattaccggCTTCGCATCTATCTTTTTTGTACTTCAGTTTATATTGCTATGATATacacataatgatttttttagcTCTATTTCATTGGATTGCAATATAAGATTTCTTGCATAAATATATCAacatgtatttatccattctcatTATTATAGACATCTGGCTAACATGGACATCTGGGTAATATGGGTGATATAGGTATCTGAACAAtaatattcttccagtccatgaacatgggatatctttccatgtgttttcatcttcattttttttcatcaaagtcTCACAGTTTCCAGAGTACAGCTCTTTCACCTTTTGGGTTAAATTTGTTCccaactattttattatttttatgtcattgtaaatgaaattattttctttttttcctctcatcagTACAGCTTTTAttgaatctttaaaatatcacaaaaaaagtctgaaaaataaTCTGGTATCTTGCTGTTTCTGTAGCTGGACAACTTAGATATTGTTCATCAGCCTGCTGCACTGTTCCTTTTTCAGAAACATAGATATCATCCAAAAATTTTCTGATAATCCTTGTTTCCAACTATTGTGGCTCACTGAATCAAAGCAACTAAATTTGATGACGATATTGTCCTTCCTTTCTTGTAAGACTGTTCTCAGTCTTTCTGTTCTGCTGTGTCGCTAAAACTTCCTAAGTGGACTCTACAGTCTCCCAGAGCTGTTTTGTTCACGGCATTTTCAATGCCCACAGTTATTGATTGGGGTCTACTGTCTTGTTCTGGGACCTCAGAGAACCTGGTTATTCTGGAGCTCAGAGCATCGCTCTTTCCATAGGTGTGGAGGGTCACATGATCACTGCCATAGAAAGGGACCAGCACATCTGGGACCCTGCTGCAAGGAAAGCCCAGGAAGGAATGGGAGCTTCTCTTCAAGGGgccctaatttttttctcttctccacaaGGAAGGTCAATAAAGGAAGGACTACTGTCTGTGGagcataaattatttcaaaagcctGTCATTGGAGATTTCCTTATGTCAGAAACTCTCCACCACCAAAATATCATTTCCACTTTTCATGACAACACTAAGGCTGAGGGAATCTGCCTCTGTTTTCAAGGTCAAGCCTCCAGTAAGTTTCTGCTGGGAATGGAGTGCAGAGACCCTGTCCCCATATGCCAGCATCCCTGAACACAGCTGCCTGCCCTAAAATTACTGAGACTGAGGGAAAGACAGTCCACAAATGAGCTGGGAGTGATGGTCCAGCTGAGCCAGCTGCTCAGGAAAGTGCTTGGATAGGGCAGAGGGGGAGGTAGTGAGGTGGAACAGGCAGACTCTTAAGGACAGACCTATATGAAGCTCAGGCATTTATATGGTTACCACCATAATGGATTGCATAGGAagcttttccttccattctttatAGGGCTGAAGTTAGTCATGCCTGCTTAAATAATAACTGTGGTCTCTTCTTGACATTAAGTATGTGATGGAATAATCCTACATACAGGCttcttgatgttttctttcattttatttaatgtggTGTTTGAAACTGTTGATTTGTTTGTATGGTTTTATCTACACTAAATGACACCCTTGTCAATATTCTCATGCATATATCAGCATGCATATGCACACGGTTTCCTCTAGGGCATAGAGTTGTGGGACAGAGCTGTGTCTCTTCCTTTGACCAGGTGAATCTGACCTACTCCCCAAATTGAATGGAACAATTTATACTCCTACCAGTAATGTATTGGAATTCTAAGTACACGGTATTTTCTCCAACAATCGATTTTGCAATTGTGCTCTCTTGCCTCTCATGTGAATGTACTAGGAATGGAGATTACAATTCACTGAAACTGTGGCATTACACTGAGGTGGTAAATCCAAGGATCTTACAAATAGAAGGAAGCATACGTACATGCTGGGGTTACCAGTGAGGTGTCCCACAGCTGGATCACACTCACCTGTGAAAGACGACTGTGTCCATGCTGGGCACACAGTGCATTCACATGACATCTTGATGTTGGCCATGAAGGGCGTGTTTACAccgaagaaatgggcaaatgccGTGGGAAGCAGCTTTCTAAAAAATGGTTATTTCGTGAACCAGTGTAACAGCACAGCACCAGGCTGTCACTTCAGACAACCCTGTGCTCAGTCCAACTACAGGTATTTCTGGAAAATACCCCAGGAATCATTGGATGAGGAGCAAAGAGCTTTATGAGTCCGGAGGGAGTTAAGGCATTAGTTTTGGATTTCTCTGTCACAAAGTGGATCTGATTTTCATCCACTTACTCACTTATTAAAACAGATATTTTGTTTGGTGCTGAAGGAATGGAAGTAGACAGCACACATTAGGGAatgtgaaaattgaaaataaaggaaaatgtatcCCAATAAAGTGGACCAGAACATGACACTGTAGGAAGGTATGAACCTAAACCAGTGTGAGATGTACCCTCCTGTCACAGGGATGAAAAAAGACAGGGTGGCAGTGAAGGGAATCCATCAATGGCAGGAGGGAAAGTACCACAGTTCATGGACGAAGAGTCCTGGCCAGGCAACAGCCCAGACAGTTTTTCAGCAGACAGTTCTGCTGGCAAAGCTGCAGATTTTCTTCCAGAACCCCCTGGACCATTAGGTTCATTCCCAGAGCTCTGCCACAAAGAGTGGTGggttgcctccattttctcattgtgTTTGTCTCCTGGTTGCATCTGGGGTTCTTCTGTGGCTGTGTCGAGGCTGAAATAGCAGAATCCCGAGGACCACCAGGATCAAGCCTGCCACACCCATGCGGATGAGATTCTCCATCGTGTAATCTTTGGGGTTGGAGGCTAGGAATGAGGACCAAGAGGTTACAGAGGTCAGGGGAGACCCAAATCACCCCGGATCCTGGATGTCCACCAAAGTCACCCACCTCCTCTTGATAGGACTTTACCCTCCATGCCAGTCCCAAAACTGAGATTTTCTTCTACTCACCAATGTTGGGGTCTGACTTGTTTTGGGGTGGGCTGATGGTGTCAGCTCCTACTGTGGGGAAAATAGAAGCAGATGCTCAGGAGCCTGAGACCACTGTCCAACCTGTCTTCTGACTCTGTGTTCTATATCCGTCATTTCCTCATTACATAGTTTTTATACAGTTCCTGAACAACCCCTTCTCTGCAGTAATGGGGTTTCCTCTGGCATACTCACTGGATTTCTTCCATATCCATGTCTTCTTTGAATTCAGACTTTGCTTATGAGTCACTCTGGAGTAGATGCTACCTGTGGCCTAGGAGCTCAGGGTTGGGGAGAAAAATATCCTCCCATCACAGAAATAATTGTGTCCTTATATGTCCCCTGTTCAGTCTGGGATACAAAACCCCATGTGCTCATGTCCCCACAGCTGAGAGTTCCCATTTATTCAACAGCCAAGGATCCAGCATCCATGGATGAGGGGATGGTATCAGGGGCTCCTGAAGGTTAGGAGCACAGAGGGACCGGATATTCCGGGGCAGggtctccttccctccatctcagCCAGCTCCCATCTTTCTGGGACTGCATTTTAATCTGTACCTGGAACTTTACATCCTCGTGTGCttccattaattcatttttcatataattaGAAATGCCCACACTGGTTGATAGATATACACATAGATAGGTGCACACATCTATACAAAACACATTAGTATGTATTTCCTAAAGGTGATGTGCATTTACTGGGTCACATAAACACCATTATTCCTTGCTTGTGTGTGGGTCTAGGCAGGGAGATCCTATCGTGAAAAGCTATTGAATGAAGAGTATGGCCATGAAGAtgaatatctgtatatatatgttatatattcatAGAtcatttgtatatacatatataaccatatatatttatattaacagAAATATTATAGATATATGAATACATAATCACATGTAtttgtatagatatatagatcttCCTGtctagagaaagggagagacagagaggtgtgGTCTGTCTGTTCCTCAACAGAACTGCAGTCACGTCTGTGGTCTGGGGGCAGGAAGACGACAGGAACACCTGGTCTCAGGCTTGGTGAATGGAGACAATTCAGGGAGGCATGCCCATAGTGGGAGGCTCCATCATCATCTTGGTGTTTTGGGACAAACTCTAGAAATCTGGTGATGTTTCCAGTAAGGATAgctaatcattttatttacattgtcAAAGACAAACTTTGCTCCCACTATCTCACAGGGTCAAACTGAGGAAGTCCCTATGTATGGTTTTCAACTTCAAGGAACAGAGAAGTTCAGTGGAATTATAATATCGAGTGAACACAAAGACAAGGAAATCATGAAAAGCTATTACctcattttaatatgaaaatcaaagtagcaaaaaaaaaaaaaaaagagagagataaaaattaCAGACCCCAAATACtgaaagtaatgttgaaaaagaaaccaaagcaggaggcatcacaattctggacttctagctgtactacaaagctataatcaacaagacagtatggtactggcacagaaacagacacagagatcagttGAACGCAGTTATGGACTGACAcatttatggccaactaatcttcaacaatataggaaagagtatccaatgcaaaagagacagtcttttcagcaaatggtgctgggaaaactggacagctacatacagaagaatgaaactggaccactttcttacaccatacagataaataaattcaaaatgaataaaagacctaaagataagacaggaaaccatcaaaatcccagaggaaaacacaggaaGTAGCCTCTTTGACCTtcgccacagcaacttcttactagacatgtctggaggcaagggaaacaaaaacaaaaatgaactgtaAGGACCTCAttaagatgaaaagcttctgcacaatgaaggaaacagtcaacaaaactaaaaggcaaccaatggactGGGAGaagtattttcaaatgatatatcagataaagaatAGTAtctaaaacctataaagaacGCATCACACTCAATCCCAcgaaaccaaataatccagtgaagaaatgggc from Panthera tigris isolate Pti1 chromosome E2, P.tigris_Pti1_mat1.1, whole genome shotgun sequence includes these protein-coding regions:
- the KIR3DL3 gene encoding LOW QUALITY PROTEIN: killer cell immunoglobulin-like receptor 3DL3 (The sequence of the model RefSeq protein was modified relative to this genomic sequence to represent the inferred CDS: inserted 1 base in 1 codon; deleted 3 bases in 2 codons; substituted 1 base at 1 genomic stop codon): MASCVLLNFAGSPLSRSSAIPPIVISLACLEFFIQRIWTQVGGPPVLCSSLSAWPSPVVPQGQCVTLQCHSHCRLGMFRLYKVTGALIPELHSIMLQDSFLAGPVTPAHAGTYRCCGSYLGSSSVWSPPSDPLLIVVTGVYRKPSLSAQPGPLVKSEGNMTLHCRSEIXFESFVLHSEELSKAPWHLPGQHHREGSHANFIMGPVTAAHAGTYRCFGFLNHSFYEWSXPSDLLDIMITGLHKKLSLWAQLGAVLCSGENMTLSCCSESNFDVYHLPRDGQLRGHQLAEAEGQRRDGASWAHFLLGPAKPALGGTYICHGSFNSSSCEWSGPSDPLYLSVTGNLSSSCLPYREPNSKTGNPRHLHVLAGPLVAIIFLTILLFFLTHRWCHATKNAAIMNREPEVDIMVSREDPPAEDPQEVTYTELGHCIFTQQKTTPTSQGPKEHSSDASVYMEFVRPIKA